The following are encoded together in the Perca fluviatilis chromosome 23, GENO_Pfluv_1.0, whole genome shotgun sequence genome:
- the gpr85 gene encoding probable G protein-coupled receptor 85: MIPPPSMANYSHAGDHTILQNVSPLATFLKLTSLGFIIGVGVVGNLLISILLVKDKSLHRAPYYFLLDLCASDILRSAICFPFVFTSVKNGSLWTYGTLTCKVIAFLGVLSCFHTAFMLFCVSVTRYLAIAHHRFYTKRLTFWTCLAVICMVWTLSVAMAFPPVLDVGTYSFIPEEDQCTFQHRSFRANDSLGFMLLLALILLATQLVYLKLIFFVHDRRKMKPVQFVPAVSQNWTFHGPGASGQAAANWLAGFGRGPTPPTLLGIRQNSNAAGRRRLLVLDEFKTEKRISRMFYIMTFFFLALWGPYLVACYWRVFARGPVVPGGYLTAAVWMSFAQAGVNPFICIFSNRELRRCFSTTLLYCRKSRLPREPYCVI, from the coding sequence atgatccctcctccatctatGGCGAACTATAGCCATGCAGGGGACCACACCATCTTGCAAAATGTCTCTCCTCTCGCCACGTTCCTCAAACTGACCTCTCTGGGTTTCATCATTGGAGTCGGTGTGGTTGGAAACCTCCTGATCTCCATCCTGCTGGTCAAAGACAAGAGCCTGCACCGGGCGCCCTACTATTTCCTGTTGGACCTGTGCGCCTCGGACATCCTGCGCTCCGCCATCTGCTTCCCCTTTGTCTTCACCTCGGTCAAGAATGGCTCTCTCTGGACCTATGGCACGCTGACCTGCAAAGTAATCGCCTTCCTGGGTGTGCTGTCCTGTTTCCACACGGCGTTTATGCTATTCTGTGTCAGCGTCACACGCTACCTGGCAATCGCACACCACCGTTTCTACACCAAGAGGCTGACCTTCTGGACTTGTCTAGCTGTCATCTGCATGGTGTGGACGTTGTCAGTGGCTATGGCGTTCCCGCCGGTGTTAGACGTTGGGACATACTCTTTTATCCCGGAGGAGGACCAGTGCACGTTCCAGCATCGTTCCTTCAGGGCGAATGATTCGCTGGGCTTCATGCTCCTGCTGGCGCTCATCCTCCTGGCCACACAGCTGGTTTACCTCAAGCTCATCTTCTTTGTCCATGACCGCCGAAAGATGAAGCCTGTCCAGTTCGTGCCTGCTGTCAGCCAGAACTGGACCTTCCATGGGCCAGGCGCCAGCGGGCAGGCGGCGGCCAACTGGCTGGCTGGATTCGGTCGAGGCCCCACCCCGCCTACCTTGCTGGGCATTCGGCAGAACAGCAACGCGGCAGGCCGCAGGCGTCTACTGGTGTTGGATGAATTCAAAACAGAGAAGAGGATAAGTAGGATGTTCTACATCATGACGTTTTTCTTCCTGGCACTGTGGGGGCCCTATCTGGTCGCCTGCTACTGGCGGGTGTTTGCAAGGGGCCCTGTAGTCCCTGGGGGCTACCTGACGGCAGCCGTGTGGATGAGCTTTGCCCAGGCTGGGGTCAATCCTTTCATCTGCATCTTCTCCAACAGGGAGCTCCGGCGCTGCTTCAGCACCACACTCCTCTACTGCAGAAAATCCAGGTTACCAAGGGAACCCTACTGCGTTATATGA
- the LOC120553010 gene encoding small integral membrane protein 30-like: MAPKLELPNAAAIVGLIFLSLIPPAEAYDAGDALALLLGTIVTGVGFCAFLGWYARKRNGQQ; the protein is encoded by the coding sequence ATGGCTCCCAAACTTGAACTTCCAAACGCTGCAGCGATCGTCGGGCTGATATTCCTGTCTCTGATCCCCCCGGCGGAGGCTTACGATGCGGGCGATGCATTAGCCCTGCTGCTGGGCACCATCGTGACCGGGGTGGGTTTCTGTGCCTTCCTCGGCTGGTACGCACGGAAGCGGAACGGACAGCAGTGA